The proteins below come from a single Blastocatellia bacterium genomic window:
- a CDS encoding SurA N-terminal domain-containing protein, with the protein MKKVALVVWFIVISVMGCKQNERGSTAEDVAAQVGDAVIRISEVDRLLEQQLRTRDPATPTPTPAELAMARLQVLDGLITQEALYQWAVRQGVTVTEDEVAQSIQKIKQDRGLSEEAFERMLQDANQTQAQFREEVRRQLIVQKLYDKEVTPRVTVTNREVEEFYAAHKAQFVEQRGFQLSQIMVSADNDNVPQDAIGAEAARQKIQEIYEQLRRGADFATVATSRSEDPLTGPRGGGPTFVPEQSPDLPPAFLRRLASMREGDFTEPIAAGNRWYIFKLNSRVSRDRELTLEEVRPQIVKELQKQREEVLRTVVTQIALENVVVKNAMAQRMLENPTNFGNLRPISLPAPARPAGSAQPAGSAQPTP; encoded by the coding sequence ATGAAAAAAGTGGCTCTAGTGGTTTGGTTCATCGTCATCAGCGTGATGGGTTGTAAGCAAAACGAGCGTGGCAGCACAGCCGAGGATGTGGCTGCGCAGGTGGGGGATGCCGTCATCCGAATATCCGAAGTGGACCGCCTGCTTGAGCAACAATTGCGCACTCGGGACCCAGCAACACCGACGCCAACACCGGCAGAATTGGCAATGGCTCGGTTGCAAGTGCTCGATGGGCTGATCACGCAAGAGGCGCTTTACCAGTGGGCGGTGCGGCAAGGCGTGACGGTCACTGAGGATGAAGTGGCTCAGAGCATCCAAAAGATCAAACAGGATCGTGGCTTGAGCGAGGAAGCCTTCGAGCGCATGTTGCAGGACGCCAATCAAACGCAGGCCCAGTTTCGTGAAGAAGTCCGACGACAACTGATCGTGCAAAAACTCTACGATAAGGAGGTGACGCCACGAGTCACCGTCACCAACCGCGAAGTCGAAGAGTTCTACGCAGCCCACAAAGCTCAGTTTGTTGAACAACGCGGGTTTCAATTGAGCCAAATCATGGTGAGCGCGGACAACGATAACGTGCCGCAAGATGCCATTGGCGCCGAAGCTGCTCGGCAGAAAATTCAAGAGATTTATGAGCAACTGCGACGTGGCGCCGATTTTGCCACTGTGGCCACGAGCCGGTCGGAAGACCCGCTCACCGGACCTCGTGGCGGCGGGCCGACGTTCGTTCCCGAACAGTCGCCGGATTTGCCTCCTGCATTTCTTCGACGGTTGGCCAGTATGCGCGAAGGCGATTTTACCGAGCCTATTGCAGCCGGCAATCGCTGGTACATTTTTAAGCTCAATAGTCGTGTGTCCCGCGACCGAGAATTGACACTGGAGGAAGTGCGGCCACAGATCGTGAAAGAGCTACAGAAACAACGTGAGGAAGTGCTGCGCACGGTGGTCACGCAGATAGCTCTTGAAAACGTCGTGGTGAAAAACGCGATGGCACAACGCATGCTGGAGAACCCGACGAATTTTGGCAATTTGCGACCGATCTCGCTGCCCGCGCCGGCTCGGCCTGCTGGCTCAGCTCAGCCTGCCGGCTCAGCTCAGCCAACTCCATAG
- the rpmB gene encoding 50S ribosomal protein L28, with protein sequence MANRCHVCGKGALSGNRVSHANNRTKRRFHPNLQRIRALVAGTVRYIRVCTQCIKAGKIAKAA encoded by the coding sequence ATGGCAAATCGTTGTCACGTCTGCGGCAAAGGAGCACTTTCGGGTAACCGCGTCAGTCACGCGAATAACCGAACCAAGCGACGATTTCATCCGAATTTGCAACGCATCCGCGCGCTTGTGGCCGGAACGGTTCGCTACATCCGGGTGTGCACGCAGTGTATTAAAGCCGGTAAAATCGCCAAGGCTGCCTAA